One genomic segment of Candidatus Methylomirabilota bacterium includes these proteins:
- a CDS encoding redoxin domain-containing protein produces the protein MSTVSETKTLNVGDPAPDFTLKTIGLKEIGLREFRGKKNVVLLFYPLDWTPGUSTCMPAFDKRVRDFEAANTQVLGISTDSPFSHENWAKTVGISNYPLLSDVQRSVAKDYGVYWPDWNANVRATFVIDRNGKVRFTERYAKGQLPDPDKILAEVKKLA, from the coding sequence GTGAGTACGGTCAGCGAGACCAAGACGCTCAACGTGGGCGATCCGGCCCCCGACTTCACGCTGAAGACGATCGGGCTCAAGGAGATCGGCCTGCGAGAATTCCGCGGCAAGAAGAATGTCGTCCTGCTGTTCTACCCGCTGGACTGGACGCCAGGCTGAAGCACCTGCATGCCCGCCTTCGACAAGCGCGTTCGCGATTTCGAGGCGGCGAATACCCAGGTGCTGGGTATCAGCACGGACAGCCCCTTCAGCCACGAGAACTGGGCGAAGACGGTCGGCATCAGCAACTACCCGCTGCTGTCGGATGTGCAGCGGAGCGTCGCCAAGGATTACGGCGTCTACTGGCCGGACTGGAACGCCAACGTCCGGGCCACGTTCGTCATCGACCGCAATGGCAAGGTGCGCTTCACCGAGCGCTACGCCAAGGGCCAACTGCCCGATCCCGACAAGATCCTGGCCGAGGTGAAGAAACTCGCCTGA
- a CDS encoding SDR family oxidoreductase, whose amino-acid sequence MKLENRVAIVTGAGSGIGAASALALAGEGARVVAVDINEAAAKATVEQIEKRGGRALALPADVTRAADNQLMVERALATFGGLDVFFANAGVPQWPTPIEDQDEAAFDRIFAVNVKGVWLGAKYALGVMKRQKRGVFLITASTAAIRPRPGGQTYAASKGAVVALTKSLALEAAPYGVRVVAIAPVATETPMLATFMGKKEVDADGLARYVATVPLGRLNQPEDTARTAIFLASDDAAMITGTCVEVDGGRCI is encoded by the coding sequence ATGAAGCTCGAGAACCGGGTGGCGATCGTCACGGGCGCGGGTTCGGGCATCGGCGCCGCCTCGGCGCTGGCCCTGGCGGGCGAAGGCGCCCGAGTGGTGGCCGTGGACATCAACGAGGCCGCAGCCAAGGCCACGGTGGAGCAGATTGAGAAGCGCGGAGGCCGGGCGCTGGCCCTGCCGGCCGACGTCACCCGCGCGGCCGACAACCAACTGATGGTCGAGCGCGCGCTGGCGACCTTCGGCGGCCTCGACGTCTTCTTCGCCAACGCGGGCGTGCCCCAGTGGCCCACCCCGATCGAGGACCAGGACGAGGCGGCCTTCGATCGGATCTTCGCGGTGAACGTCAAGGGCGTGTGGCTGGGGGCCAAGTACGCGCTCGGTGTGATGAAACGGCAGAAGCGAGGGGTATTCCTGATCACGGCTTCCACCGCGGCCATCCGTCCGCGCCCCGGCGGCCAGACCTACGCGGCGTCCAAGGGTGCCGTGGTCGCGCTCACGAAGAGTCTGGCGCTGGAGGCCGCGCCGTACGGGGTGCGCGTGGTGGCCATCGCACCGGTGGCAACGGAAACCCCGATGCTGGCGACCTTCATGGGAAAGAAAGAGGTCGACGCCGACGGCCTGGCGCGCTACGTGGCCACGGTGCCTCTGGGGCGCCTGAACCAGCCCGAGGACACCGCGCGAACCGCCATCTTCCTGGCCTCCGACGACGCGGCGATGATCACGGGCACCTGTGTGGAAGTCGACGGCGGCCGGTGCATCTAG